One window of Candidatus Nitrospira kreftii genomic DNA carries:
- a CDS encoding Ubiquinone/menaquinone biosynthesis C-methyltransferase UbiE, which produces MVKTERPHVARDSQAPAKVVSTWSGQAREDAVQRMFTSIASTYDLNNTLLSFGLHYYWKKITASFIAPVGRGTALDVGAGTADLALLVESRMGPKGRVIASDLNHAMLAKGLKKVGRKGLSEKITCLQASAEHLGFGDNTFDAVTTGFCMRNVGDLPQAVQEIRRVMKPGGRFVCLEFSRPVFGWLRTLYDWYSFKLLPWIGTIVARDRTGVYEYLPASIRTFPDQERLCQVLRDAGFRQVSYKNLSGGIVAIHVATK; this is translated from the coding sequence ATGGTGAAAACTGAACGCCCTCATGTAGCCCGGGACTCTCAAGCCCCGGCGAAGGTGGTTTCCACGTGGTCCGGGCAAGCGCGTGAAGATGCCGTTCAGCGGATGTTCACCTCCATTGCCAGTACCTACGACCTCAACAATACCCTTTTGAGTTTCGGCCTTCATTACTATTGGAAAAAAATTACGGCATCGTTTATCGCCCCTGTCGGACGGGGAACCGCCCTGGATGTCGGAGCCGGTACCGCCGATCTCGCTCTGCTCGTGGAATCTCGGATGGGACCCAAGGGACGTGTGATTGCGTCGGATTTGAATCATGCGATGCTCGCGAAGGGCCTCAAGAAAGTCGGGAGGAAAGGTCTTTCGGAGAAGATCACCTGCCTCCAGGCCAGCGCCGAACATTTAGGATTCGGCGATAATACGTTTGATGCGGTCACGACCGGGTTTTGCATGCGCAATGTCGGGGATTTACCCCAAGCTGTACAGGAGATCCGCCGCGTCATGAAGCCCGGCGGCCGGTTTGTGTGCCTGGAGTTTTCGCGCCCGGTGTTCGGCTGGTTGCGGACACTGTATGATTGGTACTCGTTTAAACTGTTACCATGGATCGGCACAATTGTCGCCCGTGATCGCACCGGCGTCTATGAATACCTCCCTGCTTCGATTCGAACCTTTCCTGATCAAGAGCGGTTGTGCCAAGTCTTACGCGATGCAGGATTTCGTCAGGTGTCTTACAAGAATCTCAGCGGTGGGATCGTCGCGATCCATGTCGCAACGAAATAA
- a CDS encoding Radical SAM superfamily protein, with amino-acid sequence MNSILYIFLPCKKVYPIGVTYIADFIHRRKPDVRQRILDLSLFPVAQRKQAILDAATECMPNLVCFSWRDIQIFSPHEGDSSLEHAFNFYFASNPFKRITASFAGVKQLYRYYNHINTILSYPALVRKEFPRVQMMIGGGAFTAFADQLIEKLPEGTIGILGEGEDAILKIIESRSIEDERYIIKEGNQIRKGRQASPALLESSPVDLPYLTSIFPQYKEYADESIGVQSKRGCPYDCSFCLYPYIEGKRVRYRPPETVVKDIAQHYHQWGTRRFWFTDAQFITGKEAYPQCTEILERIVAEKLDIEWSGYIRTSLITSELAKLMVRSGVGDLEVAITSGSQEVLNNLHMGFKLERLYDGCRYLAEAGFKGKVILNYSLNSPKETEESLLQSVESYKMVASILGEERVFPLMFFLGIQPNTDLEQRLLEEGYLSAGYNPLMLTPTSIRKLLYNPAPLNKIIAKACLRAWERKQGSSDPRRWTGSLSQSTTPSSTYADQNLSRGMEGNSGRDALLSLEEILASRRRASSPSQATEPRTSSAG; translated from the coding sequence ATGAATTCGATTCTCTACATTTTTCTTCCCTGCAAGAAAGTCTATCCTATCGGAGTCACCTATATCGCCGACTTTATTCATCGGCGGAAACCGGACGTTCGCCAGCGGATTCTCGACCTGTCTCTATTCCCTGTTGCACAACGAAAGCAGGCCATTCTCGACGCGGCCACTGAGTGCATGCCGAATCTGGTGTGTTTCTCTTGGCGTGACATTCAGATCTTTTCGCCGCATGAAGGCGACTCGTCGTTGGAGCATGCCTTCAATTTCTACTTTGCCAGCAACCCGTTCAAGCGGATCACCGCGTCATTCGCCGGCGTCAAGCAGCTTTATCGCTACTACAATCACATCAATACCATCCTGTCGTACCCTGCGTTGGTCCGCAAGGAGTTCCCTAGGGTTCAGATGATGATCGGCGGTGGAGCGTTTACGGCCTTTGCCGATCAATTGATCGAAAAGCTTCCTGAAGGGACCATCGGGATCCTCGGCGAGGGGGAGGACGCTATCCTCAAGATCATTGAAAGTCGCTCGATCGAGGACGAACGCTACATTATCAAAGAAGGAAATCAAATCCGGAAAGGCCGGCAGGCATCTCCGGCACTTCTTGAATCATCGCCGGTGGATCTTCCCTATCTCACATCGATTTTCCCCCAATATAAGGAATATGCAGACGAATCCATCGGCGTACAATCCAAACGAGGATGCCCCTATGACTGCTCTTTTTGCCTTTACCCTTACATAGAAGGCAAGCGAGTGCGCTACCGGCCACCTGAAACAGTCGTGAAAGACATCGCTCAGCATTATCATCAATGGGGTACCCGTCGATTCTGGTTCACAGATGCGCAATTCATCACCGGGAAGGAAGCCTACCCGCAATGTACTGAAATTCTTGAGCGGATCGTCGCGGAGAAACTTGATATCGAGTGGTCCGGCTATATCCGCACGTCATTAATTACCTCAGAGCTCGCCAAGTTGATGGTGCGGTCGGGCGTCGGCGATCTGGAGGTGGCCATCACGTCCGGTTCGCAAGAAGTACTGAACAATTTGCACATGGGGTTCAAACTTGAACGGCTCTATGACGGCTGTCGCTATCTGGCAGAGGCCGGCTTTAAAGGCAAGGTCATTCTGAACTACTCCCTGAATAGCCCCAAGGAAACGGAAGAGAGCCTGCTGCAAAGCGTCGAATCGTACAAGATGGTGGCGTCGATTCTTGGAGAAGAGCGTGTCTTCCCGTTGATGTTCTTTCTGGGCATCCAGCCCAATACCGATCTGGAGCAGCGACTGCTAGAAGAAGGTTATTTATCCGCGGGTTATAATCCCCTGATGCTGACACCGACCAGTATCAGGAAATTACTCTATAACCCTGCCCCACTGAATAAGATTATCGCTAAGGCCTGTCTTCGGGCATGGGAACGAAAGCAGGGCAGCAGTGATCCTCGTCGATGGACAGGCTCACTCTCGCAATCGACCACCCCATCATCGACCTATGCCGACCAGAACCTCAGTCGAGGAATGGAAGGCAACTCGGGTCGAGATGCTCTTTTATCGTTGGAAGAGATCCTTGCTTCGCGGCGACGAGCTTCATCCCCTTCGCAGGCGACAGAGCCAAGAACAAGCTCAGCCGGGTGA
- a CDS encoding Universal stress protein UspA produces the protein MYKTIYIPVDNSDHSNTAVDVGVHLAKTFGSKIVGSHVYAAKMHDKRFKQMEAGLPEEYHDEKELDRQRQIHDSLITRGLQIITDSYLDYVDKKCTESNLPIERRSLEGRNWKVLAEDINTNGYDLVIMGALGVGAVKDSVIGSNTERVVRRVRNSDMLIIKNIQPLTGGKIVVAVDGSPYSFGGLMTGLALGKAFNMPVEAISAFDPYFHYAAFHSISGVLNEEAGKVFRFKEQEKLHEEIIDSGLAKIYQSHLDISREIAQAEQTDVKTTLLDGKAFEKIIQYVRKDVPALLIVGRIGVHSDEDMDVGSNTENLLRSAPCNVLVSNRKYVPPIDTQAEYTIAWTEEALRRMEKIPVFARGVAKTAIHRYAIEKGHTIISNTVVDAAVGHILPKGAMDAMRALGGNLDAAGINRDQMQADEAVTKDLMGPTLSGIMTQIVEEKPKQIDAGTQAYLDRMGQTYFVCDGCGYIGKGDTPVRCPVCSADGTKFKQVDKKIFEVAATSEGELETDVAYDDVPMQWTKDAKEAIRAVPAGFQRRRAKARIEKSARKLGMTTITLEYAAPMITEAAAEDYTPIFSNKGTGTPAVVEAASESPNTGGNGSNGPAETDSAYRWTDEAQARLDRAPEGFMRDCTKALILKHAEKIGATMITIEVANEGIEQAKGYMAEAMKTGNLKDMIADLTGKIST, from the coding sequence ATGTATAAGACTATCTACATTCCGGTCGATAATTCCGACCATTCCAATACAGCGGTAGACGTCGGTGTCCACTTGGCAAAGACCTTCGGCTCGAAGATCGTGGGAAGCCATGTCTATGCCGCCAAGATGCATGACAAGCGGTTTAAGCAGATGGAAGCCGGCTTGCCCGAGGAATACCACGATGAAAAGGAACTTGATCGCCAGCGTCAGATTCACGACTCCCTGATCACCCGCGGGTTACAAATCATCACCGACTCCTATCTCGACTACGTCGATAAAAAATGCACGGAGTCCAATCTTCCGATAGAGCGACGATCGCTTGAGGGGCGAAATTGGAAAGTGCTGGCTGAAGACATCAACACCAACGGGTATGACCTGGTCATCATGGGAGCTTTGGGAGTCGGCGCGGTCAAAGACAGCGTGATCGGCAGCAATACCGAACGTGTTGTCCGACGAGTCCGTAACTCCGACATGTTGATTATCAAGAATATTCAACCGCTGACGGGTGGCAAGATCGTGGTGGCGGTCGACGGAAGCCCTTATTCGTTCGGCGGGCTGATGACCGGGCTTGCCCTCGGCAAAGCCTTCAATATGCCGGTGGAGGCGATCTCAGCCTTTGATCCGTATTTCCATTATGCCGCCTTCCACAGTATTTCCGGAGTGCTCAACGAAGAGGCCGGCAAGGTGTTCCGATTTAAAGAGCAGGAAAAGCTTCACGAAGAAATTATCGATAGCGGCTTGGCAAAAATCTACCAATCTCACTTAGACATCTCCCGAGAAATTGCGCAAGCCGAACAAACCGACGTGAAAACGACTTTGCTCGACGGAAAAGCGTTCGAGAAAATCATTCAATATGTCCGCAAGGACGTCCCTGCCTTGTTGATCGTGGGACGCATCGGCGTCCATAGCGATGAGGACATGGACGTCGGCAGCAACACCGAAAATCTACTCAGGAGTGCGCCCTGCAACGTCCTGGTCTCCAACCGCAAGTATGTCCCGCCGATCGATACCCAAGCGGAATACACGATTGCCTGGACGGAAGAGGCGCTGAGACGGATGGAAAAGATCCCTGTTTTTGCGAGAGGAGTCGCCAAAACAGCGATTCATCGATATGCCATTGAAAAAGGACATACGATCATCAGCAACACGGTCGTAGACGCCGCAGTCGGACATATTTTGCCGAAAGGCGCGATGGACGCCATGCGGGCGCTTGGCGGGAATCTCGATGCAGCCGGTATCAACCGAGACCAAATGCAGGCCGACGAGGCCGTGACCAAAGATCTCATGGGACCGACGTTGAGCGGGATCATGACCCAGATCGTGGAGGAAAAACCGAAACAGATCGATGCGGGCACTCAGGCCTATCTGGACCGCATGGGTCAAACATATTTCGTCTGCGATGGCTGCGGCTACATCGGCAAGGGTGACACCCCGGTCCGATGTCCGGTGTGTAGTGCCGACGGGACAAAGTTTAAACAAGTCGACAAGAAGATTTTTGAAGTGGCGGCGACATCCGAAGGCGAACTGGAGACCGATGTCGCCTACGATGACGTGCCGATGCAATGGACCAAGGATGCCAAAGAAGCGATCCGTGCCGTTCCGGCGGGCTTCCAACGAAGACGGGCGAAAGCGAGAATTGAAAAAAGCGCGCGTAAGTTGGGCATGACAACCATCACGCTCGAATATGCCGCCCCGATGATTACGGAAGCCGCGGCGGAAGACTATACCCCTATTTTCTCCAATAAAGGCACCGGCACACCAGCGGTGGTGGAAGCCGCGTCTGAATCTCCGAACACTGGTGGCAATGGCTCAAACGGACCGGCTGAAACCGATTCAGCGTATCGTTGGACGGATGAAGCACAAGCCAGATTGGATCGAGCTCCTGAAGGCTTCATGCGAGATTGCACGAAAGCGCTGATTCTCAAGCACGCTGAAAAGATTGGAGCGACCATGATCACGATCGAGGTCGCCAATGAGGGCATCGAGCAGGCCAAAGGTTACATGGCAGAAGCTATGAAGACCGGCAATCTCAAAGATATGATCGCTGACCTCACAGGTAAAATCAGCACATAG
- a CDS encoding Heme biosynthesis protein: protein MSKSLPIFNGSALPGTLGAFQQHITQFLTPTPKSDGPFDGRTVDDFKPYLVALNLTKRCNLKCDHCYLDATTKAAGGDDELNTDECYRLIDQIAEVNKGCLLVITGGEPLVRPDILDIARYAVKLGFMVVFGTNGMLINDQLAKTLVEIGVMGVGISIDSLEAVKHDAFRGVPGAWEAAIAGIEASKRNGLQFQIHFSAQPMNYQELPDVIEWAHQLGARVLNVFFMVCTGRGEELTDITPAQYEEVLGYLVECQDNYKGMLVRARCAPHFKRLAYEKDPNSPITKATGYMGGGCLAGTNYARVTPNGELTPCPYMPLSAGNVRQHSFVDLWEQSDVFNSFRYPQLKGKCGDCEYTDICGGCRARPYVDHGDWLDEDQWCLYTPKGGEKIKVAFNVAEESEMSWDEASALRLSRIPYFLRAMVKKGVEKHARENNIPLITIELMDELRKKRFGNDIPIFKPRTE from the coding sequence ATGAGCAAATCCCTACCCATTTTCAACGGCTCTGCACTCCCTGGCACACTGGGAGCATTTCAACAACACATTACGCAGTTCCTGACTCCCACTCCGAAATCGGATGGCCCTTTCGACGGACGAACCGTCGATGACTTCAAGCCTTACCTCGTCGCGCTGAACCTAACGAAGCGTTGCAACCTTAAATGTGACCACTGTTATCTCGATGCGACAACGAAAGCAGCCGGTGGAGATGACGAGCTCAACACGGACGAATGCTATCGTCTGATCGACCAGATCGCCGAAGTCAACAAAGGCTGTCTGTTGGTCATCACTGGTGGCGAACCGCTAGTCCGGCCAGACATTCTCGATATTGCTCGTTATGCCGTCAAACTAGGCTTTATGGTGGTCTTTGGTACCAACGGCATGTTGATCAACGATCAATTGGCCAAGACCCTTGTGGAAATCGGTGTGATGGGTGTCGGCATCAGCATCGATTCTTTGGAGGCTGTCAAACATGATGCCTTCAGAGGGGTACCAGGAGCCTGGGAAGCGGCGATAGCCGGCATCGAAGCAAGCAAACGAAATGGGCTCCAGTTTCAAATACACTTCAGCGCTCAGCCGATGAACTACCAGGAACTCCCGGATGTTATCGAGTGGGCACATCAGCTCGGCGCTCGTGTCTTGAACGTCTTTTTCATGGTGTGCACGGGACGAGGAGAAGAGTTGACCGACATTACACCTGCCCAATACGAAGAAGTGTTGGGCTACCTGGTTGAATGCCAAGACAATTACAAAGGCATGCTGGTTCGTGCTCGCTGTGCCCCACACTTCAAGCGACTGGCCTATGAGAAAGACCCCAACTCTCCAATCACCAAGGCCACTGGATACATGGGGGGAGGTTGCCTTGCAGGTACGAACTACGCCCGCGTGACACCTAATGGAGAATTGACCCCCTGCCCCTATATGCCGCTCTCTGCAGGGAACGTGCGCCAACATAGCTTCGTTGATCTCTGGGAACAGTCGGACGTTTTCAATTCTTTCCGGTATCCCCAGCTCAAAGGGAAATGCGGCGACTGCGAATACACTGATATCTGTGGCGGCTGCCGCGCTCGTCCCTATGTCGACCATGGGGACTGGTTGGATGAGGATCAGTGGTGCCTCTATACTCCCAAAGGTGGTGAAAAGATCAAAGTCGCTTTCAACGTCGCGGAAGAATCAGAAATGTCCTGGGATGAGGCATCTGCGCTCCGACTGAGTCGGATCCCCTATTTCCTGCGCGCAATGGTGAAAAAGGGTGTGGAGAAACATGCCCGTGAAAATAACATCCCTCTTATTACCATAGAATTGATGGACGAGCTGCGCAAGAAACGCTTTGGCAACGACATACCCATCTTCAAGCCTCGTACGGAGTAA
- a CDS encoding hypothetical protein (conserved membrane protein of unknown function), translating to MDTFQSISTDLNILIPIINHWLHLLSAVIWIGGLAFLVMAVAPGLQKAVPKDQIKPITDIFYQHYKKVAGILLLVLLFTGGVNLHYVNQVIVSQTGNGVQHHAKYLMVFMIKLLLVLGLLTLFLYTVIFRSEDEADEGETYEVIPFQRAALWMGFFIILCAAGMKHLHQ from the coding sequence ATGGATACTTTCCAGAGCATTTCCACGGATCTCAATATCCTCATTCCGATCATCAACCACTGGCTTCACCTCCTCTCAGCAGTCATTTGGATTGGAGGCTTAGCATTTCTTGTCATGGCAGTCGCTCCAGGACTGCAGAAAGCCGTTCCAAAGGATCAGATCAAGCCCATCACAGACATTTTTTATCAGCACTACAAAAAGGTTGCTGGTATTCTCCTGCTCGTGCTGTTGTTCACCGGAGGTGTGAATCTTCACTACGTCAATCAGGTCATCGTTTCACAAACTGGGAACGGGGTCCAGCACCACGCCAAATACCTCATGGTCTTTATGATCAAGCTGCTTCTCGTGCTCGGCCTCCTCACGTTATTTCTTTACACCGTCATCTTTAGATCCGAAGACGAAGCCGACGAAGGAGAGACCTACGAGGTTATCCCATTCCAGAGAGCCGCGCTTTGGATGGGTTTTTTCATCATTCTCTGCGCAGCCGGTATGAAACACCTGCACCAATAA
- a CDS encoding putative 2-oxoglutarate-Fe(II) oxygenase superfamily protein: MSTAVASHAGTVTEAVNRAVAGLEFERLHTEYWEQNEFLVIKQFLPRSFVEDMLVPQAQSAKAELNRNYIPGHKKGGSVSYYTVQEKAPLFLELYRSQSFREFLNRLVEAKLMFCPDNDPHSCALYYYTEPGDHIGFHYDTSYYKGARYTILMGLVDRSTQCKLVCELFKDHPTKQPRHLELVTEPGDMVIFNGDKLWHAVTPLGEGEERIALTMEYVTNPEMGTVKRLYSNLKDSFGYFGFATVFKRALGLNRSK, from the coding sequence ATGAGTACAGCGGTAGCGAGTCATGCGGGTACGGTCACGGAAGCTGTGAATCGGGCCGTGGCTGGATTGGAGTTCGAACGGCTCCATACCGAGTATTGGGAACAAAATGAGTTTTTGGTCATCAAACAGTTCTTGCCGCGCTCATTTGTGGAGGACATGCTTGTTCCACAGGCCCAGAGCGCCAAAGCAGAGCTGAATCGCAATTACATTCCAGGGCATAAAAAAGGCGGAAGTGTCAGCTATTACACGGTTCAGGAGAAGGCTCCGCTCTTTCTCGAACTCTACCGTTCGCAATCATTCAGGGAGTTCTTGAACCGTCTGGTCGAAGCCAAGCTGATGTTCTGCCCGGATAACGATCCCCATTCGTGCGCACTCTATTATTATACGGAACCGGGTGACCACATCGGCTTTCACTACGATACGTCGTACTACAAAGGCGCTCGTTATACGATTCTCATGGGGCTCGTTGATCGATCGACTCAGTGCAAGCTAGTGTGCGAACTATTTAAGGACCACCCGACGAAACAGCCACGCCATCTTGAACTGGTGACTGAGCCGGGAGACATGGTGATTTTCAACGGTGACAAGCTTTGGCATGCCGTCACGCCTCTCGGCGAGGGCGAGGAGCGGATTGCGCTGACGATGGAGTATGTCACCAATCCAGAGATGGGAACGGTGAAGCGGCTCTACTCAAACCTCAAAGATTCTTTCGGCTATTTTGGATTCGCCACGGTCTTCAAGCGGGCTCTCGGTTTGAATCGCTCCAAGTAA
- a CDS encoding hypothetical protein (conserved exported protein of unknown function), with translation MRRWGVIALWILVGAPVWAGDAPVDEKQTREVREVVKQLQARYEKTKDLQADFSQKTKIEGFERPVMSSGKVYIKKPGRLRWDYIDPANEQIYVNQDDVKVYVPEHKQVLVGKLTQMAASKAPLELLQGAAKLDESFEVEPTTGTIRGAGGIPLITLTPKNKEHEANQNLQKIVVEVFPKTYFIRSVSLHEISGNVALFEFSNLKPNLGLGNEVFDFNTPPDTEVVRAPVLNGP, from the coding sequence ATGAGACGTTGGGGCGTGATCGCGTTGTGGATTCTTGTGGGTGCGCCGGTTTGGGCAGGGGATGCTCCGGTCGATGAGAAGCAGACTCGTGAGGTTCGCGAGGTCGTGAAGCAGCTGCAAGCGCGGTACGAGAAGACGAAGGACCTCCAAGCCGACTTTTCGCAAAAGACGAAGATTGAGGGTTTTGAGCGGCCTGTCATGTCGTCCGGAAAGGTGTACATTAAGAAGCCTGGCCGCTTGCGATGGGATTACATTGATCCAGCGAACGAGCAGATCTACGTGAACCAGGATGACGTCAAGGTGTACGTGCCAGAACATAAACAAGTGTTGGTGGGGAAACTGACGCAGATGGCCGCTTCCAAAGCGCCGTTAGAATTGCTACAGGGAGCCGCCAAATTAGATGAGTCGTTTGAAGTCGAACCTACCACGGGGACCATACGTGGAGCCGGTGGCATTCCGCTTATCACCCTGACTCCCAAAAATAAGGAGCATGAGGCAAACCAGAATCTTCAGAAGATTGTGGTCGAGGTGTTCCCGAAGACGTATTTCATCCGCAGCGTGTCGCTCCATGAAATCAGCGGCAATGTGGCTCTTTTTGAATTTTCAAACTTGAAACCAAATCTTGGATTAGGTAATGAGGTGTTTGACTTTAACACACCACCGGATACGGAAGTGGTCCGAGCTCCTGTATTGAACGGACCGTAG
- a CDS encoding DNA translocase FtsK 2 — translation MGATTSARRGEARRAPSPPSHIQREVIGVILIALSLLMLLSLLSFVPGEAEMVASGASTANPPRNLIGSFGALLAGGFFYAIGGAAYLFPLLLGRLGVRCFSLTPVSVRFRTAASSLAAVVFLSAFLHLETTGVPTLTSGMISRGIAGGAVGQAIAEGLRAVFAGTGAHILIIAGFLVSLLLTTPLSLAEAVRRMPERWTAFREGVSAMRPERSMAVQKETVNRRVKTKTSKLGQAITDDERLAEKSQEFEPFTAPPAPIIQPFSNYLPAVEPEETEPEVVASLADSEDYRLPDPELLLCEPSGPLDRMSDEELKAQSEVLSRALASFSIEGTVTEVRPGPVVTMYEFEPAPGTKVARIVNLADDLALALKATSIRIVAPIPGKSVVGIEVPNRSRETVSLKEVVMSEAFRRAKSRLTLALGKDIFGAPITADLKTMPHLLVAGATGAGKSVSLNTMLLSILFSSKPNEVKLLLIDPKMLEFQSYEGIPHLLRPVITDPKSAARGLGWVVAEMERRYKLLAEAGVRNIDAYNRMVGGLHEAFAENSTSGVEQAELPIQFLSEEERLAAGESSIPEGERGCMQPNPTPPEPLPFIVVMIDELADLMMVAPKDVEDKIARLAQMARASGIHLVLATQRPSVDVLTGLIKANFPARIAFQVSSKTDSRTILDANGAEALLGRGDMLYLASGTGRLTRLHGSFVSDDDVRSVVEFVKKQAMPVYNQELQSLKLEEAAEEEAKDEVYEQAKELVLSTGQASASLIQRRLRVGYPRAARMIEQMESEGIVGAAGRDGRREVLGRRGPVGAAEA, via the coding sequence ATGGGTGCTACCACCTCGGCTAGGCGGGGAGAAGCCCGTCGAGCCCCCTCTCCGCCTTCTCACATTCAGCGTGAAGTCATCGGTGTGATATTAATCGCGCTGAGCCTGCTCATGCTCTTGAGCCTCTTGTCGTTCGTGCCCGGAGAAGCAGAAATGGTAGCGAGTGGAGCTTCGACAGCGAATCCGCCGCGCAATCTCATTGGTTCATTTGGAGCATTGTTGGCTGGTGGCTTCTTCTACGCCATCGGTGGCGCAGCCTACCTCTTTCCGCTTCTTTTGGGCCGATTAGGGGTTCGCTGTTTTTCTCTGACGCCGGTCAGCGTCCGGTTTCGAACGGCAGCAAGCTCTCTCGCCGCAGTCGTCTTCCTGAGCGCGTTTCTCCATCTGGAAACCACGGGGGTTCCGACCCTGACCAGTGGGATGATTTCCCGTGGGATAGCTGGTGGAGCTGTTGGGCAGGCGATTGCCGAAGGGCTTCGCGCGGTCTTCGCGGGAACTGGAGCCCATATTCTGATTATTGCCGGATTCCTTGTGTCTCTCCTGCTAACCACACCGCTCTCATTGGCAGAAGCTGTTCGTCGGATGCCGGAACGTTGGACCGCTTTCCGTGAAGGAGTTTCAGCGATGAGACCCGAGCGATCGATGGCGGTTCAAAAGGAGACCGTCAATCGAAGGGTAAAGACGAAAACATCCAAGCTTGGTCAGGCCATCACGGACGACGAACGCCTTGCTGAGAAAAGTCAGGAGTTTGAGCCGTTCACAGCTCCTCCTGCTCCGATCATTCAACCATTCTCCAATTATCTACCCGCGGTTGAACCGGAGGAGACTGAGCCTGAAGTCGTCGCCTCACTGGCGGATTCCGAGGACTATCGTTTACCTGACCCAGAACTCTTGTTATGTGAACCATCTGGGCCATTGGACCGAATGTCGGATGAAGAGCTGAAAGCCCAATCCGAAGTCCTATCTCGCGCCTTGGCAAGTTTCAGCATTGAAGGAACGGTGACAGAAGTCAGACCCGGACCGGTCGTGACGATGTATGAGTTCGAACCAGCACCCGGTACCAAGGTGGCCCGTATTGTCAATCTGGCCGATGACCTTGCCTTGGCGCTCAAAGCCACGAGTATTCGTATTGTCGCGCCGATCCCTGGCAAATCAGTCGTGGGGATTGAGGTGCCGAACAGGTCGCGAGAGACCGTCTCCCTCAAAGAAGTCGTCATGAGCGAAGCCTTTCGTCGGGCCAAGTCCAGACTGACGCTGGCGTTGGGCAAGGATATTTTCGGTGCCCCGATCACCGCCGACCTGAAGACCATGCCGCATCTGCTGGTCGCCGGTGCAACGGGGGCCGGCAAGAGCGTCAGTTTGAATACCATGTTGCTGAGTATCCTGTTCTCCTCCAAACCCAATGAAGTGAAGCTTCTGCTCATCGATCCGAAGATGCTGGAGTTTCAATCGTATGAGGGAATCCCACACCTACTCCGACCAGTCATTACGGACCCCAAATCTGCGGCGAGGGGCCTTGGATGGGTCGTGGCTGAAATGGAACGGCGATACAAGTTGTTGGCAGAGGCGGGTGTGAGGAACATCGATGCGTACAACCGTATGGTTGGCGGGCTACATGAGGCCTTCGCCGAAAACAGCACATCGGGAGTCGAACAAGCTGAGCTCCCGATTCAGTTTCTCTCGGAAGAGGAGCGTCTGGCCGCCGGGGAAAGCTCGATCCCTGAGGGCGAGCGCGGATGCATGCAGCCGAATCCGACACCGCCTGAACCTCTGCCGTTTATCGTCGTGATGATCGATGAGCTGGCGGATCTCATGATGGTCGCCCCGAAAGATGTGGAAGATAAGATTGCCCGTCTCGCACAGATGGCTCGGGCTTCCGGCATCCATTTGGTTTTGGCCACACAACGTCCGTCCGTTGACGTGTTGACCGGCTTGATCAAGGCGAATTTTCCCGCCCGCATCGCCTTCCAGGTATCTTCCAAAACCGACTCGAGAACCATTCTGGACGCCAACGGCGCTGAGGCTTTGCTTGGCCGAGGGGACATGCTGTATCTTGCTTCCGGCACCGGTCGTCTCACCCGCTTGCATGGATCCTTTGTGTCGGACGACGATGTCCGCTCGGTCGTGGAGTTTGTGAAGAAGCAGGCCATGCCCGTCTACAATCAGGAGCTTCAGTCACTCAAACTGGAAGAAGCGGCCGAAGAAGAGGCCAAGGATGAAGTGTATGAACAGGCCAAAGAACTGGTGTTGTCAACCGGGCAAGCGTCGGCTTCGTTGATTCAACGTCGACTCCGGGTCGGGTATCCTCGGGCGGCGCGGATGATCGAACAGATGGAATCGGAGGGAATCGTGGGAGCGGCGGGACGAGACGGGCGTCGGGAAGTTCTTGGCCGGCGGGGACCGGTAGGCGCGGCGGAAGCATGA